In Alkalihalobacillus sp. AL-G, the genomic stretch GAAGATTTTAAAAAGAAGCTTGAAGCATATTCCAATGGTGAACTTTTACAAGAAGAACAAGTAGAGATTGAAAATGAACTTGATAAAATGGAAGTTTATCAGTCTTACTTAGATAATTTGGTGAATACACACGATCAAGAACAGGATAATGGTACAGATAGAACTAAAAAGCAAAAAAGCTTGATAACTAGAGGGAAATGGCGGGCAAGGTTCCAAAATGCTTGGACAGCTCTTTCGATTCTCATCATTATTCTGTTTATCGGATGGGGAACGTCGGTAATCTTTTATACATGGGGAGAGCCGGCAGATCGTTCTGAGTCGTATATCGACGTCATCAAGGCGACGATCGAAACAACCCAACCGAATATAACAGTTGGGAGCAGCGGTATGAATGTCGGCTTGTTCACCATGAATTATGATGCGGAGCTTCGGAAATGGATTGGTTCAGATCATGAAACGATCGGAGAGCTGGATTCAAAGTTTTTATTCAATTTATCATCGATTCAATTACCTGATGATATCTATCAACACCCATTTTTCATTTATCCTGAACAACAAGAGCAGCTCGATCCTCCTGGAGGGTTCGAAGTATTAGAACGTTTACCAGAAGGAACCGTTTCGGAATTGTTTATATCCCTATCTGATTACTATGAGACCAATGAAATCTTAAAAAAGTTTGAAGGGGAAAACATGTGGCCAACCTGGTTCGCTGTCGATACTGGTTTTGAACAAAAGGATGAAATTAGGGCATCAGAAGAACCATTAGGATTTCCGTTAAATGGATATCATTTCTTATCCGAGTATCAATTCGATTCCAAAAACGGGGAATTTATCTTAAAAGCCTTCGGCGGGGCTGCACACTCAAAGAGTAGAAAAGTTTATGGTGATGGTGAAGAGCGTAATGAAGAGTTTTTCAAAGCATTATTGTTGATGAAAAAATATTATTCAATCGCAGACGATATCCATTGGTCTTCTGAGGAACGGTTATCCGAGCAAATCGAGTATATTGATGAAAATGGAACGAAAATTTATGGAGTCGTAGTGAATGGACCAACGAAAGAGCTTTTGAAGTTAAAAGATGAAGACTGGGTTGGAAGTGCTGTAGTTGGGGAGAAAAGACTGTGGAATTGGAGAGATGTCAATTAGAAAACAAATTTAAAACTATTAATCTAAATGTAATGGATCAGCAACCATGATGTTTGCACCATTTAAGGCTGCTCATAAAAACTTTACACGATGATTGCTATCATTTACCACCTTCATTCATACTCATCTATTTTATAATGGACTGGGGAGTGGTTATTTTGAGGAAAGTTTTTATCTTTTTATCCTTATTAATATTAATGTTATCAGGTTGTATACCTGAACCAGAAATACATATCGAAGGCGTTAAAGATGGAGAGGTCTATGTAAAGGACCGAATCATCGAGATTGATGAGAATAGAGCCGGCGAATATACTTTGAAATTGAATGGAGAGACCATTCAGAACGGTCACACAGTATCGGAGAACGATGATTACAAATTGACCATAACTGCAAAACGCTGGTGGAACGAACAAACGAAATCAATCCAGTTTGAAATCGATGATATTCCGCCCAATAAGCCTTCTTTTAAAGATGAACCAAAGGAAGTTTATTATAAGCAAGCGAAATTCAGTCTTGAAAAAGAAGAGGATGTAATGTACAAGGTCAAAATGGATGACAAACCATATGACATTAACAATCCAGTTACCGAAGAAGGAGAACACAAACTTTTCATAAAAGCAGTTAAGGACAATGGATTGTTGGCGCAAAAAGAAGTGGAGTTTGTCATTGACAATCGTACATACACGCGGAAAGCAGTTGACACGTTTAAACATTTCATTTTTCATAGTGAGGAACAACAGGATCAAAAGGTTTTAAAGTGGACAAAAAATGCATCCGTCTATATTTATGGAAACCCGACAGGGCAAGATAGGGAGGCTTTGGAATCCTATTTTAATAGAATAAATGAGTTGCTCCCAATTGATCTATTGATCATGGAAAGTGATATCCATTCGACCGGGGATTACTCCTTGTCCATTTTTTTCGTGCCATCACATAAATTCAAGGATTACGGATTTAAAGGAGATCTTGAAAACGGGAATAAAAGGATTGTGGGATTTGCCGCACCGACAAAAGTATCGGAAGAAGGAATTCTCAGATCAATCATCGTCATTGGTACCGATACGGACCAGCGGTTTAGAAAGACGACGATCCTTCATGAAATTGTACATTCATTAGGATTGTACGGCCACTTCAACAATAATGAACACAGTATACTCTATCCTTATAACAACAATATGGTCACTGAACTAACAGATATGGACAAAAAAATGATTGAAATCCTTTATCGACCAGGGATACACACGGGTATGGATGAGTCTGACGTTGAAAGGGTTTTGAAGACAAGGATAAAAGAATAATTTAAGTACATCTTTAATTAACAAAAGCTAGTATGACATTTATAGTGAACGTTAAAACCTTTAGAATACTTATTTTATGGGAGGCACACGTTGAACAAACAAAACTTTGAGGAACACATAAAGCGATGGATGAAAGGAAATCATGTCCCAGGAATGGCTGTTGGGATAAAAAAAGATGGAGAACTGATCTATCAAAAGGGATTTGGGTTACGAGACATCGATAAGAAGCTGCCGGTTGATGAACATACTGTTTTTGGAACAGCTTCAGTCACGAAATCGCTGACAGCTGCAGCAGTTCTTTTACTTGCTGAAGAAGGGAAGTTATCCCTCAATGATCCTGTGGCCAACTATTTACCAGAAATGCGAGACATCGTACCTGAAACTCAATTAGATAAATTGAAAGTTTTTCACTTACTATCGCATTCTACCGGGTTAGCACCGGTTGAGCGAAAAGAATCGATCAATCGTTTGCGAAATCATTTAAGTTATTTAAAAGAGACTGAAAAAGTTTGGTTCGATACACCTGGTGAAACGTTCAGTTACAGTAACGATATGTTTCTGTTAACAGGGTTGATCATCGAGCGTTTGACAGGAGAGTCCTATCGAGAGTACACGACACGAACGTTTTTAAACCCCCTTGGCATGTCCCGGTCCACTTTTAATATACAAGACCTTGAGGAGATAGCAAACGTAACGATTCCATACGATTTCGTAAATGAGCAACATGTACGTTGTGAGTGGCCAAAGCTTGGAAACTATGAAGTGGGCGGCGGTTTACGGTCGAATGTAAATGATATGTTGAAATATGGTCATTATTTACTGCAAGAAAATCTAGCTGAACGTCTAGCTGTTCCTAGGGTCCGTTTACTAATGGGGCAGTCGTATGGACATGGCGTTCAGGTTCGGCAATATGATGGAAAGTATACGCTGATTGAACATAGTGGTGGGCAGCCTGGGGTATCCTCTCATTTTGGTGTCATACCGGAGGCGAACTTATCTGCAGTCGTTTTAACGAATGTAGGTGGAGTAAATGCATCGAGTGTTTGGTTGAAGTTGATTAATGCAGGATTAGGGATACCAAGCGGCCAACAACGATTTAACTATGAACCAATCACATTACCACAACAAAGGTTAGACACGTACATAGGTGAATATTCGTCTAAAGAGGGAAGTCAAGTCGAAATCACGGTTCAAGAAAATGAACTTCAAGTGAAGTCGGACAAAAAGCATTATCGTACTCAAGCGATTGGAAATCATATCTTTATTGATGAAAAAGAGCATAATCCAATTAAGTTTTATATGGATGAAACAGAAAATCAGGCTTGGGGAGTTCTCTTCGGCAGCCGAATTTTGCATAGAGTGAATTAAACGAGAAAGAAGGTCAAAACGAGTACAACTCTTAATTAGAATTGTACTCGTTTTGCTTTCGATATGACCGCCGAAAAGCGGTTAACGATTAATTCCAAGTACACAGACAGTGGGGACGGGTTTCAGCTCTTTTAATTCCACTCTAATGTCAGAGAATTCCGCTTGTTTAAGGTGTTTTGCAATTTCATTACCAAACTGTTTGGAAGTTTCTTCTGTCGCCCCTTTTATAAAAGGTTGAACGGTCAACGCGATTACACCATCCGGATTCATAAACTGACGGATCCGTTTTAGTGTTTCAACTGGATCTTCCCAGAATATGATCGAATTCACAGAGAAGACTTTATCGAAACGAAGGTCAAATGAAATAGAGTCATTAACATCAGCGATTTTCAATTGAACTTTTCCTTCTTGTATTGACTGTTTGTTCCGTTTCTGAGCTTGCTGCAACATCACTTCAGAGTAATCGATTCCGACAACCTTTCCTTCCTTAATTTTTCTGGCTGCCAATTGAATTGCGGTCCCAGGTCCAAATCCAACTTCCAGCACATTGTCATCCTTGCTCAATTCTAATAGTGAAACGGTCCAGACATTTTTTTCAAAACCGACCGAGGCCATTAATGTTCCGGCAAGTCGTCCGAATAAGCCTTCTGGTTTTTGAAATTGGTACTTAAACTTCTTAAAGGTTCCCATGTTGAATCACCCCATTTATAAAGTCTTATTCTTTTTTTCTTCTTCGATTCCTTTAACAATTTTTCACTAGAACTAGAATATAATAATCAAAGGTGTTGTTTGACAAAAGCAACTAATATAAATTAATATTTGCTTAAAGCAAGTAAATGTTTGGGAGGGGAATTTAATGAAATTAGCTAGCTTGGAAGAACGAATCAACTCGATTCGTCACTTCAATCGATTCATTACCCGAAGAATAGGTGTGCTGAAAGAAGGGTTGTTACATAGTTCATATTCACCAACAGAATCGAGGGTCATTTTTGAAATTGCACAGAAAAATGACATGACCTCATCTGACCTGATACGAGAATTAGGTTTGGATGCAGGGTATATGAGCCGGATTTTGTCCCACTTAGTGGAAACAGGAGTTTTGGAAAAGAAACGTTCAGAAGTGGATGGGAGACAGCGCATTTTAAGGCTCACTGAAAAAGGAAAAAAGGATTTTGCCTTGCTTAACGAGCGTTCCTTTGAAGAAATCCAAGAACTACTTATGAGTTTGGATGATTGCAAACAACAGCAATTATTAGATGCAATGCAAACCATTGAACATTTATTAAATGGTCAGAAAGGATTAAAATTTTCTGAGCCTTATTTTCTTCGTGAACATCAATCTGGAGATATGGGTTGGATTG encodes the following:
- a CDS encoding anti-sigma factor, producing the protein MSEDFKKKLEAYSNGELLQEEQVEIENELDKMEVYQSYLDNLVNTHDQEQDNGTDRTKKQKSLITRGKWRARFQNAWTALSILIIILFIGWGTSVIFYTWGEPADRSESYIDVIKATIETTQPNITVGSSGMNVGLFTMNYDAELRKWIGSDHETIGELDSKFLFNLSSIQLPDDIYQHPFFIYPEQQEQLDPPGGFEVLERLPEGTVSELFISLSDYYETNEILKKFEGENMWPTWFAVDTGFEQKDEIRASEEPLGFPLNGYHFLSEYQFDSKNGEFILKAFGGAAHSKSRKVYGDGEERNEEFFKALLLMKKYYSIADDIHWSSEERLSEQIEYIDENGTKIYGVVVNGPTKELLKLKDEDWVGSAVVGEKRLWNWRDVN
- a CDS encoding DUF2927 domain-containing protein, which produces MRKVFIFLSLLILMLSGCIPEPEIHIEGVKDGEVYVKDRIIEIDENRAGEYTLKLNGETIQNGHTVSENDDYKLTITAKRWWNEQTKSIQFEIDDIPPNKPSFKDEPKEVYYKQAKFSLEKEEDVMYKVKMDDKPYDINNPVTEEGEHKLFIKAVKDNGLLAQKEVEFVIDNRTYTRKAVDTFKHFIFHSEEQQDQKVLKWTKNASVYIYGNPTGQDREALESYFNRINELLPIDLLIMESDIHSTGDYSLSIFFVPSHKFKDYGFKGDLENGNKRIVGFAAPTKVSEEGILRSIIVIGTDTDQRFRKTTILHEIVHSLGLYGHFNNNEHSILYPYNNNMVTELTDMDKKMIEILYRPGIHTGMDESDVERVLKTRIKE
- a CDS encoding serine hydrolase codes for the protein MNKQNFEEHIKRWMKGNHVPGMAVGIKKDGELIYQKGFGLRDIDKKLPVDEHTVFGTASVTKSLTAAAVLLLAEEGKLSLNDPVANYLPEMRDIVPETQLDKLKVFHLLSHSTGLAPVERKESINRLRNHLSYLKETEKVWFDTPGETFSYSNDMFLLTGLIIERLTGESYREYTTRTFLNPLGMSRSTFNIQDLEEIANVTIPYDFVNEQHVRCEWPKLGNYEVGGGLRSNVNDMLKYGHYLLQENLAERLAVPRVRLLMGQSYGHGVQVRQYDGKYTLIEHSGGQPGVSSHFGVIPEANLSAVVLTNVGGVNASSVWLKLINAGLGIPSGQQRFNYEPITLPQQRLDTYIGEYSSKEGSQVEITVQENELQVKSDKKHYRTQAIGNHIFIDEKEHNPIKFYMDETENQAWGVLFGSRILHRVN
- a CDS encoding class I SAM-dependent methyltransferase — protein: MGTFKKFKYQFQKPEGLFGRLAGTLMASVGFEKNVWTVSLLELSKDDNVLEVGFGPGTAIQLAARKIKEGKVVGIDYSEVMLQQAQKRNKQSIQEGKVQLKIADVNDSISFDLRFDKVFSVNSIIFWEDPVETLKRIRQFMNPDGVIALTVQPFIKGATEETSKQFGNEIAKHLKQAEFSDIRVELKELKPVPTVCVLGINR
- a CDS encoding bifunctional helix-turn-helix transcriptional regulator/GNAT family N-acetyltransferase encodes the protein MKLASLEERINSIRHFNRFITRRIGVLKEGLLHSSYSPTESRVIFEIAQKNDMTSSDLIRELGLDAGYMSRILSHLVETGVLEKKRSEVDGRQRILRLTEKGKKDFALLNERSFEEIQELLMSLDDCKQQQLLDAMQTIEHLLNGQKGLKFSEPYFLREHQSGDMGWIVYKHGVLYADEYGWGTNFEALVSQLAADFIKNYRPERERCWIAEMNGENVGSVLLTEESETAARLRLLLVDPKARGLGLGTKLVEECIQFARRKGYKTLVLWTNDVLTEARNIYKKTGFQLIAEEKHSKFGDEMTGETWELKL